Within the Clostridium scatologenes genome, the region ATTAGAATTTGAAGATGAGGAGTGAGTAAGATGCATAAATTTGATTTAAAAAAAATAGAAAAACTAGATAATCCTAAAAGAAGAGAGAGCATGCCTCCTGAAGAAACTCTAAAAAAGTTTAAAGTAGATAACAAGGGTACGTTACTTGATATAGGTTGTGGTATAGGATATTTTACTATACCAGCAGCAAAAATTATTAATAAAGGAAATGTAATTGGTATAGATATAACATCAGAAATTCTTGATATTGCAAAGAGAAAAGTAGAAAATATAAGGAATATAGAATTTAGAAAGAACGAAGAATACTCTTTTCCAGTAGAAGATAATTCTATTGATTATGTTTTTGTATGCAATGTTATACATGAAATAGAGGATAAAGTGAGATTTTTTGCTGAGGTAAAAAGAGTATTAAAAAATCAGGGATATTTTTGTATAATTGAATGGGATAAAAGGAATATGAAAAATGGTCCATCAGTAAATGAAAGAATATCAAAAGAAGAAATAAAAAGCCTAGTTGAACCTCTAAAATTTACATTTTTAGAAGAAGTAAATATTAATAATGAACATTATGGTATAAAATTTAAAATATAATAAAAACAAAATATTAGTTTTTATTGAGAATAAAAAAACAGTTAGAATAATTTTAAAAACTATTCTAATTGTTTTTTTTGATATATATTAAACAGAAATTAACTTAGCAATATTTTATAAAATAGAAATTGATATATAGTTAGCATATGCTATAATTATATTTATAGCATATGCTAATAGTTGCTTAGATAATTAATATAGTTATGTTTTTGTGAATAAATTTTATCTTAAAGGCATGATTAATATTTAAAATAAAACGAAGAAGGTTTGAGGTGGGAATATGTATACTTGTGCTATGTGCAGTGAACATTATTGTAAGAAAGGAGAGCTTGAAAAATTACCTGTTAATTGTCCTTGCAATGAAAAAGATGAACAAGAAAAAATAAAAAAGTTATATTCTGAAGATGAAAATTATAAATTAGCACATAATTCTGCTTTAGTTGAAGCAGAAGGATATTGTAAAAAAACAAGACTTGAAGAGATAATGGATTTTGCTAATAAATGCAGTTTTAAAAAATTAGGTGTAGCTTTTTGTGTAGGATTAAGTAATGAAGCAAAAGCATTATGTTCAATATTAAAACATAATGGATTTGAGGTTAATTCGGTGGTCTGTAAAAATGGAAGTATACCTAAAGAATTTTTAAATATTAAGGATACTGAAAAAGTAAAACCTGGTAGCTACGAAGCTATGTGTAATCCTATAGGACAAGCTATTTTTTTAAATAATGCTAAGACGGATTTAAATATTATTTTAGGGTTATGTGTAGGTCACGATTCATTATTTATAAAATATTCTGATGCACCAATAACTGTTTTTGCAGTTAAAGATAGAGTACTTGCACATAATCCTATAGGTGCACTATATCTTTCAGATGGATACTATAAAAATAAGCTGTATAAATAATGGTATTCAGAATCAATATGCATCTAAATTTTGAAGGGAGATTTTTATGGGAAAAGTAATTTCTCTAAACATTAGTGAAAAGAGAGGGACTGAAAAAACTCAAGTTTCTTCTGTTAATGTTATTGAAGGATTTGGAATTGAAGGTGATGCACATGCTGGAAATTGGGATAGGCAAATAAGTATTCTTCCTATAGAAGCTATGAGTAAGATTCCTTCTAATAAGATGGAAGAAGTCAAAAATGGAGGATTTACTGAAAATATTACTATATCAGGTATTTTGCTTGATGATCTTAAAATTGGAGATGTAATTCAAGTTGGAGAAGCTGTAATTAAAATACAACATATAGGTAAAGAAGAGTACAAGGAACATGGAAGACCTTACATAGTTAGCAGAGAAGGTAGATTTGGTATAGTAATTAAAGGTGGCAAAATAAATATTGGCGATTTTGTAAAAACAATAAAATCAGAATAATTAATATATTTAAAAATAAGGGGGATAAGTATTATGAAAACAAAAAAATTAATAAGTTCAGTTTTAGTTTTTTTGATAACTTCCATTGCATTTATGGGATGTGGTCAAAAGCAGGAGAATACTACTAAAAGCAGCAGTAAGGATAAAAAAGAGTTGCTAATCTATTGTGGTGCAGGATTAAATAAACCTATGGAGGAAATTGGTAAAAGTTTTGAAAAAAAATATGGAGTTAAAATTCAATATACTTATGCTAATGCTTCACAGCTTATAGGCCAAATGGAAGTTTCACATAAAGGTGATATTTGCGTATTGCCATCCGATGAAGACTATAATACAGCTAATAAAAAAAATCTTACTTTGGAAAAAAAGGATTTGGCTTATCATATACCTGTAATTGCAGTACCTAAAGGTAATCCTGCTGGTATAACTAATATAAAAGATCTTTCTAAACCAGGAGTTAAAATTATTTTAGGAGATCCTAAAACATCACCATTAGGTATGCTTGCATCTAAGTTATTTGTAAAGGCTGGAATAGAGCAGCAGACTAAGAATAATATTGTTTCTACAGTTACTACAGTAAATGAAATAGTGACATTCCTTTCTGCAAAAAAAGCAGATGCATCTATTATATGGGAGGATAATGCTTTAAATGCAGCTAAAAATATAGATATAGTACAAATTCCTGAAAAAGAAAATTTAATTAAAGTAATACCTATAGCGGCTTTAAAAAGTTCTAAAGAAACTGAGTTAAGTAAAAAGTTTATAGATTTTACTGCTTCGGATGAAGGAAAAGCTATATTTGTCAAATACAATTTAAAGCCTATCAAATAATATGAAGTGAAATTTTAATCACTATAGAGTAAGAGCCAATATTTATTATATGAATACAATTTAAATAATAATTTGAAAGGCAGCTTATGATGTTTAATAAAAACTATAAAGATACTTGTTTTAAGATAATTATAGGGCTATTTATAATGATTTTTATAACCTTTATAGCTCTTACTATAGGTATAGTTTTATGCAAATGTTTTTCTATATTGAAAGAAATTGTTGAGGATACAGAAATTCAATTTGCAATTAAATTAACTTTGTATACGGCAACTGTGTCTACCATAATTTGTTTGATATTTTCCGTGCCAATAGCTTATGGACTAGCTAGATTTAAATTTTGGGGTAAACGAGTTATCAGTTCTATAATACAAATACCAAACTCCATTCCACCTATTGCATCAGGAATCGCATTGTTATTGTTATTTAGTACAAAACCAGTGGAGAATGTTTTAAGTAATCTAGGCATGGATCCTGTTTTTTCTGTCAAAGGAATCATATTAGCACATTTTTTCATCAATACTCCATATATGATAAGAATTTTTAGAATAACATTTGAAGATATTAATCCTAAACTAGAATTTGTGGCTAGAACATTGGGATACAGCAGTTGGGGAGCTTTTTTTAAGGTAACACTTCCTTTGGCAAGAAATGGTTTGGTTTCAGGAATTATAATAACTTGGACAAATGCACTAGGTGAGTTTGGTACTGCACTTATGCTAGCAGGTGCCATTCGAATGAAAACGGAAACCTTACCAGCAGCAATATTTTTAAATTTATCAAGTGGAAATTTAGATAAGGCTTTAGCTGCAGCTGCTATATTAATAATTATATCTGTAGTTTGCTTATTTATATTTGAGTGCTTTGGAAAAGATAAAAGATTTTAAATAATTTAATGAAGAAGGAGTTAAAAGTATGCTTAAATTGGAGCATATTAATAAAAAGCTTGGAGATTTTAGACTTAAAAATATAAATTTTGAGGTAGAGGAAGGAGAATATTTTGTAATACTAGGACCTACGGGTACAGGGAAAACGATAATATTGGAAACTATAGCTGGTATATATACTCCAGATAGTGGTGATATATATATTAACAATATAAACATAAGTAACCTTCCACCAGAAAAAAGAAACATAGGATTTGTGTATCAAGATTATTTGTTGTTTCCTCATCTTTCTGTTAGGAAAAATATAATTTTTGGGCTTAGAGCTAAGAAGGCAAATAAAGCTGATACAGATAAAGCTTTACAGGAAATAAGTATAATGCTTGGTATAGATCACTTATTGAATAGAAATCCTTTGACACTAAGTGGAGGAGAACAACAGCGAGTTGCTTTCGCAAGAGCTGTTGTGACTTCACCAAAGATATTATTATTGGATGAAGTAAGTAGTGCTTTAGATCCACGTACTAAAGAAAATTTTCAACATAACCTAAAAAAGATTCATAAAAAGCTAAAGACTACAACTATTCATATAACTCATGATTTTAATGAAGCAGTATATTTAGCGGATAGGATAGCTATTATGAAAGATGGTGAAATTTGTGAAATAGGAACTCCTGAGGAAATATTTAAAAATCCTAAATCAGAGTTTGTAGCAAATTTTACAGGGTGTAAAACCTTGTAAAGCTGAGCTAATTATATTTTGGAGGTATTTAAATGAACAAAAATGAATTTTATACTGATTTATTTGGTAAGTTTAAAAAACTTGTAGAAGATAATAGATTATTAAATGAAGAAATAAAAATAACAGGAAGAGCTTTAACTACAGAAGAAGCTATAGGAAATACTGAAAGAAAAGATTTTCCTATTATAAAAGGAAAAGAAAAATTGCTGCAAGCAGATTTTAAAGGTATTAAAGGCCAAGCATTTACAGATATGCCGAATAATTTCCTGGGAAATTTAAAACAAATAATTGAAATGCCACTTAACACAAACTTTGATACAGCTGTATACATTGCTACTTTAAATGCTGTATGTAGATATTTAGGAATGACAGATAATACAGTACACTGTAAAGATGGAGAACCAGAAAGCTGTGCTTTGGAGTTAGTAGAATATATAAAAAATAAATATGGCAGTCCTAAAATTGCATTAATAGGATTTCAACCAGCTATGTTAGAAAATTTGGGTAAAAATTATAAGGTAAGGATTGTGGATTTAGATGACAATAATATAGGAAAAGTTAAATATGGAGTAATGGTTGAGGATGGAAGTAAATCAATTGATGATTTGTTGAATTGGTGTGATATTGTGGTTGCTACAGGCAGCACTGTAGCTAATAAGACAATAACTAATGTTTTATTAGATAAGCCAACTATATTTTTTGGAACTACTCTTGCAGGTACAGCAGCTTTAATGAAGCTTGAAAGATTTTGTCCTTGTTCGAAATAGCAAAGATGCTTAATTAGTAAAATTCTATCAGCTTGGATAACTTCTTCTAAGACTCAGATGAAAAGAGATTACAACTATATCTGAGGATAAGAATTACTTGATATTTATATAAATAAAGTGAGGTGAAAATATGAATATTGCAGTGGCAGCAGATGGAAAAAATTTAAGTAGCAAGGTGTCTAGAAAATTTGAAAAATGTTTGTATTTATTGATTGTTGATATGAATGATTTAAATATTACAGTTATAAAAAATGATGAATTGTTTGAAGATTCATACTACAAAAGTCTTGCTGATAAGATATTGAAGTATG harbors:
- a CDS encoding MOSC domain-containing protein; translation: MGKVISLNISEKRGTEKTQVSSVNVIEGFGIEGDAHAGNWDRQISILPIEAMSKIPSNKMEEVKNGGFTENITISGILLDDLKIGDVIQVGEAVIKIQHIGKEEYKEHGRPYIVSREGRFGIVIKGGKINIGDFVKTIKSE
- a CDS encoding ABC transporter permease — protein: MMFNKNYKDTCFKIIIGLFIMIFITFIALTIGIVLCKCFSILKEIVEDTEIQFAIKLTLYTATVSTIICLIFSVPIAYGLARFKFWGKRVISSIIQIPNSIPPIASGIALLLLFSTKPVENVLSNLGMDPVFSVKGIILAHFFINTPYMIRIFRITFEDINPKLEFVARTLGYSSWGAFFKVTLPLARNGLVSGIIITWTNALGEFGTALMLAGAIRMKTETLPAAIFLNLSSGNLDKALAAAAILIIISVVCLFIFECFGKDKRF
- a CDS encoding ATP-binding cassette domain-containing protein — its product is MLKLEHINKKLGDFRLKNINFEVEEGEYFVILGPTGTGKTIILETIAGIYTPDSGDIYINNINISNLPPEKRNIGFVYQDYLLFPHLSVRKNIIFGLRAKKANKADTDKALQEISIMLGIDHLLNRNPLTLSGGEQQRVAFARAVVTSPKILLLDEVSSALDPRTKENFQHNLKKIHKKLKTTTIHITHDFNEAVYLADRIAIMKDGEICEIGTPEEIFKNPKSEFVANFTGCKTL
- a CDS encoding DUF1847 domain-containing protein is translated as MYTCAMCSEHYCKKGELEKLPVNCPCNEKDEQEKIKKLYSEDENYKLAHNSALVEAEGYCKKTRLEEIMDFANKCSFKKLGVAFCVGLSNEAKALCSILKHNGFEVNSVVCKNGSIPKEFLNIKDTEKVKPGSYEAMCNPIGQAIFLNNAKTDLNIILGLCVGHDSLFIKYSDAPITVFAVKDRVLAHNPIGALYLSDGYYKNKLYK
- a CDS encoding class I SAM-dependent methyltransferase, which codes for MHKFDLKKIEKLDNPKRRESMPPEETLKKFKVDNKGTLLDIGCGIGYFTIPAAKIINKGNVIGIDITSEILDIAKRKVENIRNIEFRKNEEYSFPVEDNSIDYVFVCNVIHEIEDKVRFFAEVKRVLKNQGYFCIIEWDKRNMKNGPSVNERISKEEIKSLVEPLKFTFLEEVNINNEHYGIKFKI
- a CDS encoding Rossmann-like domain-containing protein; this translates as MNKNEFYTDLFGKFKKLVEDNRLLNEEIKITGRALTTEEAIGNTERKDFPIIKGKEKLLQADFKGIKGQAFTDMPNNFLGNLKQIIEMPLNTNFDTAVYIATLNAVCRYLGMTDNTVHCKDGEPESCALELVEYIKNKYGSPKIALIGFQPAMLENLGKNYKVRIVDLDDNNIGKVKYGVMVEDGSKSIDDLLNWCDIVVATGSTVANKTITNVLLDKPTIFFGTTLAGTAALMKLERFCPCSK
- the modA gene encoding molybdate ABC transporter substrate-binding protein, whose translation is MKTKKLISSVLVFLITSIAFMGCGQKQENTTKSSSKDKKELLIYCGAGLNKPMEEIGKSFEKKYGVKIQYTYANASQLIGQMEVSHKGDICVLPSDEDYNTANKKNLTLEKKDLAYHIPVIAVPKGNPAGITNIKDLSKPGVKIILGDPKTSPLGMLASKLFVKAGIEQQTKNNIVSTVTTVNEIVTFLSAKKADASIIWEDNALNAAKNIDIVQIPEKENLIKVIPIAALKSSKETELSKKFIDFTASDEGKAIFVKYNLKPIK